One genomic segment of Selenomonadales bacterium includes these proteins:
- a CDS encoding succinate dehydrogenase, producing the protein MSNNTECVHTDFYVRRLHSLLGIVPIGFFLLEHVITISQVLGGGHAFDAAVAKLAAIPHDILITLEIVFIAIPLLIHGIYGMYIAMQAKTNMGRYGYMRNRQFTFQRWTAWYLVAFLIWHVGYLRFIVKGSEGISFAQMSSYLDNPIVFVLYVIGLVAAIFHFTNGLFTFSITWGISKGPRVQSVVNKMAWGLFVLLSALGVASMFAFIG; encoded by the coding sequence ATGAGTAACAACACAGAATGCGTTCACACGGACTTCTATGTCCGCCGCTTACATTCCTTGCTCGGTATTGTTCCTATCGGCTTTTTCTTGTTAGAACATGTCATCACGATTTCCCAGGTTTTGGGCGGCGGTCATGCGTTTGACGCAGCAGTTGCAAAATTGGCTGCTATTCCGCACGACATCCTCATCACGCTCGAAATCGTATTCATTGCGATTCCGCTCTTGATCCATGGTATCTACGGTATGTACATCGCTATGCAGGCTAAAACGAACATGGGTAGATACGGTTACATGAGAAACAGACAGTTCACGTTCCAGAGATGGACTGCTTGGTACCTCGTTGCTTTCTTGATTTGGCACGTTGGTTACCTCCGTTTCATCGTTAAAGGTTCCGAAGGTATCAGCTTCGCTCAGATGAGCAGCTACCTCGACAACCCGATCGTATTCGTTCTTTATGTAATCGGTTTGGTTGCAGCGATCTTCCACTTCACGAACGGTCTCTTCACGTTCTCCATCACTTGGGGTATCTCGAAAGGTCCGCGCGTTCAGAGTGTAGTAAACAAAATGGCATGGGGTCTCTTCGTATTGCTTTCGGCTCTCGGCGTAGCTTCCATGTTCGCTTTCATTGGCTAA